GAGGATGGCTTCCGGCATATAGTACCCGTCACGGGGTGTGCCGGTTCCGGGTATCGGTACACCATAGCCGAATTTGCCGCCCCGGAATTTCACATCCACTCTCTGAAACGCGCCCCCGGGCACCGGTTCAAAACGGTATTTGTCCTCGTTCAGGTCGACATAATCCACTACCGTATGGTTCTGGGACCGGGTGAATTCCGCGCACATCTCCTTGTAGGAGATGTTGTCGAATCCTTCCCAGCGGAGAGTCCAGCCGTCCTCATCGTAGGAGGCTTCATACAGCGGCCCCTGGCCCCGTTTCCCCGCCACTGTCCAGGTAGCGCCCTCCACCAGGGTGATATGGCGGGGTTTCATCTTTTCCACGAGGTATTTCACCACGCTTTTCACAACCCGGGCATCGGTGACATCGCCCCAGTGTCCCGCTCCGTTATTAAAAAAACGATCATTCCTGCGTTTACCGTCATGGTCATACACCGGGGCACTGACAATATTGAGTTTGATCGCCACATGATCGGAGGGTTTGATGACTTTGGCGAGGCTGGTTTCGGACCGGTCCATCTCCAGCGCCCGGCGAACGACTCCATCTACCTGTTCGAAAGTAACTTTCCCGGCAGCCAGAGGAACCGGATTCTTCATCTCCTTGTCTTCGGAAGTGGCAATGGCAACCACCGCACGGCCTGTTTTGGCCTGCGAATTATCCACCAGAGACACTGGCGAGGAACCGTGCTCACGGTGCGCGAGCCTGATGTCAATCCCGATGCTGAGAAAAAATGCCAGTACAAGGGCGAAAGAAAATACTAATTTCTTCCTTTTTTTCAGGGTATCCGTACTCTTGTCTCCTTTTCAAAGTTTCGCGCTCTTGCCCGGCTGGGCCATCCCTTTTTCTTTGGGAACCACCACCTCCATATCATACAGCATGGTCTTGGAGGTATCCTCTATTGAAGAGGCAAATCCCGCTGGCCCGAAACGGTTTTTCAGCTTGATAAGCAGATGATTCTCACCCTTTTCCAGAACTACCGGAATGGCCTGCTCCCGCAGTTTAAACTCGTGGGGGCCGTCATCGTTTAGGATAACTTTTCCATTCAGATATACTTTGGCGCCGTCATCAAATCCGAACATGAAATTCCCTTCCTGTTTGCGCGGGGATTTCAGGCAGACATAGGCGTAGGTAATTGTGTTGGCCAGGTCGTCATTCATGGCTTCGTTCAAGCTCACATACGCTTCGGGTAATCCGAGGGGATGTTTGAACACCCACCAGGGCCTGCCTGTAGAAGCGCTCTGGCCGTCGCTTGGTTTGATAGAGGCTTCTCCGCCCAGAATATCCTTGTTCAGGTCGGTTTCCTGATAGGGGCCGTTCATCAGGTAATTCTGGAACCCGATGCCCTGGTATGCCGAGTGCTTGATGAAGTTCCGGCGCACTTCCCGAACCTGTTTCCCCACCACCGTGATGTCTTTTTCATCATAGCTCCCGAATCCCTTGTTTACCGCCAGATGGGTCCAGACCACATCATCGGGATTGACTCCCATGACACGGAGAGCGGTGGCTTCCGTGGCCACCGGGTTGCCGCCGGCGATCACGACGTTATGGTGAAGGTTCAGCGTCCAGCTCGGCCAGTCCTTTTCCGAGCCCCAGAACCCGGCGATAACCGCGTAATTGGTGGGACGGTAGCTAAAAATGTCCACCATTCCCTGCGAGATTCCATAGCGGTCCATCTGGCTCTTCGCCACTCCGTCATTATAGGGGAACGATGAGAACGCCCCCACATAGTTCTTGAAAACGAGGGTTCCCCCCATCGAATTCATCTTCATAGCCGGGATATTGACCAGTTTGTCGGCATTGAGCATGGTTTCCGGCATGTAGTATCCTTCACGCAGCTTTCCGGTGCCGGGAATCCAGGCTTCTTTCCCGAATTTCTGGCCTCGTGATTTCATATCCGTTCGTTGGAGTCCATATCCCGGGACGGGGACAAATTTGTACTTGTCCTCGTTCAGGTCAACATAATCCACCACCGTATGATTCTGGGATTTGGTGAATTCTTCACAGAGTTCCTTGTAGCAGATATTGTCGAACTCTTTCCAGTGTATCGTCCAGCCGTCATCGTCAAAGGAAGCCCGGTCGTACTGGGAACCCTGGCCGCGTTTCCCGGCCACTGCCCAGGTTCCCGAACCTTCTACTATGGTGATGCGTTTGGGTTTCACTTTTTCCACCATGTATCCGATTACGCTTTTCACCACCCGTGCATCGGTTACATCGCCCCAATGCTCGAAGTCGTGGTTCCAGAAATTGGAATTCTTCCTTTTCCCGTCCTTGTCCTGCACCGGGGCGGACACCATGTTGATCTTGACAAGCACCCAATCGGTCGGCTTGATGACTTTGACTAGGCTGGTTTCCGATTTATCCATATCAAGCGCACGGCGCACCGCGGCATTAACCTGCTCGTCGGTAACCTTTTCGGTATCGAGAGGCGCCGGGTTTTTCAGCTCTTTGTCCATGGAAGTGACCAGGGTCACTACCGCTTTGTTTCCCGATTTGGCTGCCGCATCGTTCACGAGCGACACCGGAGATTTGCCGTTCTCCTGACGGGCCACATGAACATCGAGGATGACAAAAACAGCGAGGGCCACTAAGACGGCCCATCCAAACACGACTCTTTTTCTCTTTTCACTCATTTCCCATCTCCTTTGTTGGTCACCAGCCCCCTAACCCTCAGTCCCTTTCCCCCGTTCCGGGGGCAAGGGAAGCAAGAAACCCGCTTGTATCTTTACCTGCCCCCGGAACGGGGGAAGGATGTCCGAAGGACACGGGGTCCCCGCTCGTACGAAGTACGTGCGGGGTGGATTGAAGGGGGCTTCATCAAATATAGAATAAAATATAAGATTTTTCAATGTAAATGATATAAAAAGTTAAGGTACAAAGTGACAAAGTCTGGACAATTAGTGGAAATTCGGAGACCGGGGTGCATTCCCTTTTCTTTTTGCGCCGTTCCATTGACATACCATGCGAGAGATAGTATATTGTAACCTTTATCAATTGAACTTTCACGCCGAAAGATGTACGGGGGGTTCAGGTGGGCGCCGCCGATATAGATAAAATTTACAATTCCAAAACAGTCGAAGAAAAATGGCTGGAATTCTGGGGAAAAAACGGGTTCGGTCATGCGGCGCCGGGGACCGGGAAAAAATCCTATTCCATCGTTATTCCTCCTCCGAATGTTACCGCAGTGCTTCATCTGGGACATGCCCTGAACAATACCATCCAGGATATTCTCATCCGTTTGAAAAGAATGCAGGGTTTTGAGAGCGAATGGATGCCGGGAACAGATCATGCCGGCATCG
This window of the Candidatus Latescibacter sp. genome carries:
- a CDS encoding DUF362 domain-containing protein — encoded protein: MSEKRKRVVFGWAVLVALAVFVILDVHVARQENGKSPVSLVNDAAAKSGNKAVVTLVTSMDKELKNPAPLDTEKVTDEQVNAAVRRALDMDKSETSLVKVIKPTDWVLVKINMVSAPVQDKDGKRKNSNFWNHDFEHWGDVTDARVVKSVIGYMVEKVKPKRITIVEGSGTWAVAGKRGQGSQYDRASFDDDGWTIHWKEFDNICYKELCEEFTKSQNHTVVDYVDLNEDKYKFVPVPGYGLQRTDMKSRGQKFGKEAWIPGTGKLREGYYMPETMLNADKLVNIPAMKMNSMGGTLVFKNYVGAFSSFPYNDGVAKSQMDRYGISQGMVDIFSYRPTNYAVIAGFWGSEKDWPSWTLNLHHNVVIAGGNPVATEATALRVMGVNPDDVVWTHLAVNKGFGSYDEKDITVVGKQVREVRRNFIKHSAYQGIGFQNYLMNGPYQETDLNKDILGGEASIKPSDGQSASTGRPWWVFKHPLGLPEAYVSLNEAMNDDLANTITYAYVCLKSPRKQEGNFMFGFDDGAKVYLNGKVILNDDGPHEFKLREQAIPVVLEKGENHLLIKLKNRFGPAGFASSIEDTSKTMLYDMEVVVPKEKGMAQPGKSAKL